From Oenococcus sicerae, the proteins below share one genomic window:
- a CDS encoding DMT family transporter has protein sequence MIYGLLGPFLWGINGVVTQYLLNRVGVDANWLLSARLFFAGAVLFIYVYWHDRKNLLRLLKDRNIRWQLLIFIIFGDFLSQYTYVMAISTSNAAMATILTSLNPIFVIIFYIFLNKKFANRLDVISVIIAVFGTFLLVTHGSLDHLEMSTIGLFWGLFAAVAYAFGTIYPIKLVSEYGPLPVTAVSLLVSGIAFNFYRPFFVSLPSMSTIDWILLIVFTIISTAFGTAMWFLSLDLAGPTTMSLLSAVEPLTAMILSVLILQVSMQWIDYLGAFLIITMIVLQSLKGSRIS, from the coding sequence TTGATTTATGGCCTTTTAGGTCCTTTTTTGTGGGGAATCAATGGCGTTGTTACTCAGTACCTTTTAAATCGAGTTGGTGTTGACGCTAATTGGCTATTATCAGCAAGACTGTTTTTCGCAGGAGCTGTCCTGTTCATTTATGTTTATTGGCACGATCGCAAAAATCTGCTGAGACTTTTAAAAGATCGGAATATTCGCTGGCAGCTGCTGATCTTTATTATTTTTGGTGATTTTTTGTCTCAATATACCTACGTTATGGCGATTTCAACTTCTAACGCAGCAATGGCAACGATTTTGACCTCGCTAAATCCAATTTTTGTGATTATTTTTTATATTTTTCTAAACAAAAAATTTGCTAATCGACTTGATGTTATTTCGGTAATTATTGCTGTGTTTGGAACCTTTTTACTAGTCACCCATGGTTCTTTGGATCACTTAGAAATGTCGACCATTGGTCTTTTTTGGGGATTATTCGCTGCAGTAGCATATGCCTTTGGCACGATTTATCCAATCAAATTGGTTAGCGAATATGGCCCTTTGCCAGTCACTGCTGTCTCACTATTAGTTTCGGGAATTGCTTTCAATTTCTATCGACCGTTTTTTGTCAGTTTGCCTAGCATGTCAACTATTGATTGGATTTTACTGATCGTGTTTACAATTATCAGCACGGCTTTTGGTACGGCTATGTGGTTTTTAAGCCTCGATCTAGCAGGTCCAACCACAATGAGTCTACTATCTGCTGTCGAGCCCTTAACGGCTATGATTTTGAGTGTTTTAATCCTGCAGGTTAGTATGCAATGGATTGATTATTTAGGTGCCTTCTTAATTATTACGATGATCGTTCTCCAATCTTTAAAGGGGTCTCGTATTAGTTAG
- a CDS encoding ABC transporter substrate-binding protein, with translation MKKILSALFAIVLVIAALFAAQHYLIAKENAATGTSGSSAKVLNIYNWGDYIDPSLITKFTKETGYQVNYETFDSNEAMYTKVKQGGTAYDIIVPSDYMVEKMRRENLLLPIDEKKFTALKYYDKRFLNKSFDPGNKYSIPYFWGTLGIIYNDKFVRKSEVQHWDQLWSSRFRSKILLVDSARDDFAFSLISMGKSVNDKNSATVQAAKAKLDALMPNVKAILDDEIVMYMAQEEAPVGVTWSGEAAEMIAENKHLHYVIPKEGSNIWFDNLAIPKTAKHFKAIYKFLNFMSEPKNAAQNAEYVEYATPNKAARKLLPKAITGDKQFYPDDQTIKNLYVYSDLGPKWTQIYNDLFLEFKMTNH, from the coding sequence ATGAAAAAAATTTTATCAGCTTTGTTTGCGATCGTCTTAGTAATAGCTGCTTTATTTGCCGCTCAGCATTATTTAATTGCCAAAGAAAATGCTGCAACTGGCACATCAGGCAGCAGCGCAAAAGTTTTAAATATTTATAATTGGGGAGATTATATTGATCCGAGCCTGATCACTAAATTTACGAAAGAGACAGGTTATCAGGTTAATTATGAGACTTTTGATTCTAATGAAGCCATGTATACCAAGGTAAAACAAGGCGGTACTGCTTACGATATTATTGTGCCTTCCGATTATATGGTGGAAAAAATGCGTCGTGAGAATCTCTTGCTGCCAATCGATGAAAAGAAATTTACTGCCTTAAAATATTACGATAAACGTTTTTTAAACAAATCTTTTGATCCTGGCAATAAATATTCAATTCCTTATTTTTGGGGAACGCTGGGTATCATTTATAATGATAAATTCGTTCGGAAATCAGAAGTTCAGCATTGGGATCAGCTTTGGTCGAGTCGTTTTCGCAGCAAAATACTCTTGGTCGATTCGGCCAGAGATGACTTTGCTTTTTCACTGATTTCGATGGGCAAGTCTGTGAATGATAAGAATTCAGCTACTGTTCAGGCCGCTAAAGCGAAACTGGATGCTTTAATGCCCAACGTTAAAGCTATTTTAGACGACGAAATTGTCATGTACATGGCCCAAGAAGAGGCACCGGTAGGGGTTACTTGGTCAGGCGAAGCAGCTGAAATGATTGCTGAAAATAAGCATCTGCACTACGTGATTCCAAAAGAAGGTTCGAATATTTGGTTTGATAATTTAGCAATTCCAAAGACAGCCAAACATTTTAAAGCTATTTATAAATTTTTGAATTTTATGTCTGAACCAAAAAACGCGGCACAGAATGCCGAATACGTAGAATATGCAACGCCAAACAAGGCTGCCAGAAAACTGTTGCCTAAAGCGATCACTGGAGATAAGCAATTTTATCCTGATGATCAGACGATCAAGAATCTGTATGTCTACTCCGATCTTGGACCGAAGTGGACGCAAATTTACAACGACCTATTCTTAGAATTTAAGATGACAAATCATTGA
- a CDS encoding ABC transporter permease, translating into MPKKIKFSNLYLWLVFLLLYAPILYLITYSFNSGKYMHGWHGFSFVHYAELWADTRMIEIVVDTLIIAFLSSVLATIIGSFGALWINYAKSQLVKNILLNFNSVLLVSPDVIIGASFLIFFTAIGLSLGFFSVLMSHIAFSIPIVVLMVLPKLQEMPYTLTEAAEDLGANFWQVLSKVTVPYISSGIMAGFFMALTYSLDDFAVTFFVTGNGFSTLSVEIYSRARQGISLEINALSAVMFIVSLVLVFVYYLLSRTGSKKRTPNLEVTK; encoded by the coding sequence ATGCCTAAAAAAATAAAATTCAGTAACCTTTACCTGTGGTTGGTTTTTTTACTGCTTTATGCGCCAATTCTTTATTTGATCACATATTCATTTAATTCTGGTAAATATATGCATGGCTGGCATGGCTTTTCTTTTGTTCATTATGCTGAACTTTGGGCTGATACGCGCATGATCGAAATTGTGGTCGATACCTTGATCATTGCATTTTTATCATCAGTTTTAGCAACGATTATTGGTAGTTTCGGTGCCCTTTGGATTAATTATGCTAAAAGTCAGTTGGTTAAAAATATTCTTTTGAATTTTAATTCTGTCCTATTAGTTAGCCCAGATGTTATTATTGGAGCCAGTTTTTTGATTTTTTTTACAGCCATTGGGTTATCTCTGGGTTTTTTCTCAGTCTTAATGAGCCATATTGCCTTTAGTATTCCGATTGTTGTTTTAATGGTGTTGCCGAAACTTCAAGAAATGCCATATACCTTGACTGAAGCTGCTGAGGATCTGGGTGCTAATTTTTGGCAGGTGCTGAGTAAAGTGACGGTTCCGTATATTTCATCAGGCATTATGGCCGGGTTTTTTATGGCATTGACCTATTCGCTCGATGATTTCGCTGTGACTTTTTTCGTAACAGGAAATGGCTTTTCGACTTTGTCGGTGGAAATTTACTCACGTGCACGTCAAGGAATCAGTTTGGAGATCAATGCACTTTCGGCTGTTATGTTTATCGTTAGTTTGGTCTTAGTCTTTGTTTATTACTTGCTTTCACGTACTGGCAGCAAAAAACGGACACCGAATTTGGAGGTGACGAAATGA